The following DNA comes from Ignavibacteria bacterium.
TAAAGCTTGGTTACTTCTTAGTCCTTAAATCTCTTTTAAATATTGCATATATTTGCAATAGTTAATTTAAAGTATATACATGATAAAAGAGAAATTTTTAGGCAGGTGGAAGCTTAAATCAGTAATTGTTCGCCATGAAGATACCATTATTTACCCATTCGGCAGACATGTAAAAGCAATTTTATTTTATGATGAGAAATATATGTCAGCGCAGATAATGATGCCGCATGACCTTCCGCTTGAGCAAATGCCTGAAAAGAAGCTTAAACTGAAAGATCTCGCATGGGCTTTAAAGAACCTGGGTTATATGGGATATTTCGGTCCTTACGAAATAGACGAAGAAAAACATGTAATCAAGCATCATGTTGAAGGAGCCATAGTCCAGAGTCTGGTTGGGGGCACAGAAGTGCGTAAATACCGGTTTGAGCATGGCGAAATGATACTTTCAGCGGGACCAATGGAGCTTAGGTGGATGAGGGCTTAATCACTTTCTATTATAACTTCACACTCAGGCAGTGAATGGATAAAATGTTTGCCGTAGGGTTTCTTTAATATGCGGCTATCTAAAATGCAGATTATTCCTTCATCGTTTCTGCTGCGTATCAATCGGCCCACACCCTGTTTAAACTTTAATATAGCTGTTGGCAATGAATAATCCATGAATGGATTACCGCCTTTCTGCAAAATGAACTCCAGCTTGGCTTCTATGACAGGGTGGTCAGGCACTTCGAAGGGAAGCTTTGTTACAATCACATTGCGCAGGCTGTGACCCGGAATATCAACACCCATCCAGAAACTGTCCACTCCGAATAAAACTGAATTTTCATCGTCACGGAATTCCTGCAATATTCGGTTATTAGGCATGCCGTTATGCTGCGCGTATAAATTAATTCCTTCACCTATAAACTCTTCAAGCAGCCTGTTGTATGCTGTTTTTAGCAGCTTATTGCTGGTAAAAAGCACAA
Coding sequences within:
- a CDS encoding lipocalin-like domain-containing protein, which translates into the protein MIKEKFLGRWKLKSVIVRHEDTIIYPFGRHVKAILFYDEKYMSAQIMMPHDLPLEQMPEKKLKLKDLAWALKNLGYMGYFGPYEIDEEKHVIKHHVEGAIVQSLVGGTEVRKYRFEHGEMILSAGPMELRWMRA